The genomic window CGTCGCCAGATAGAACGTCTTTCCCGTTCGCTGCTGGATCGCCTTTCCCGCGTCGATGTGTGCTTGCTGCATGCTCTCTCTTCTGACCCTCCCCGTCGTGGGATGTAACGGATACGACAGGAGCATATAAAATAGCTACCCCTACCTAGTGGGGTCGTCGTCTGCTCGCAGGCGAAGTCCGCTCGCATGGTCCGCGGAACTTCATTCCGCGCTATCGAACAGTTCGTCCAGCAGTTTCCGCTGTGCGGTCCGGAGGTGCTGGTGGAACGTCGACCGGGAGATCCCCATCGACTGGGCGAGTTCCTCGCCGGAGACGTTTCGCGGCCATTCGAAGTAGTCGGCGTAGTAAGCCTTCCGCAGCGCCGTCTGCTGGCGATCGGTCAGCGACGACTCCAGTCGCGCCATCACGTCTTCCGGCGTTCGTCTGGGGCGATCGGTCTCGCGGTAGCTGATCAACTCGACCGCGTCGTATCGCCGCTCGAGCAGGTCGTAGACCGAGCGTGCAACCTGCCCGTTCGGGAGGTCGGCGGTGAGATCGACGATCGCGTCGTCGGCAGCGGTCTGGCGATCGGTCTGCGTGACGCCGGCCCTGGTCTCGAACCGTCGAACCGTCGCCCCGTGATCGGAGAGCGTCCGCAGAATGCCGTCGTCGACGGCGGTCTCGAGGAGCGTCCCGCCGTCGTACGTCGAGAGGACTCTGACGTCGGAAACGCCGTCGATCGCCGCCGCGTCCGGGGCACCGTCGACGGCTCGGTCGGCGTGGAAAAACGCGATCGGCGTCCCGTCCTCGTCGTCGGTCAGTCCCCGATAGGTGACCGTCGCCTCGAGTTCGGTCGCCAGCGCCGCGACGAACAGTTCGGGGTCCGCGATCGCGAGCTCGAGTTCGACGACGGCGTCGGTCGTCAACATCCGCCGCACCTCGATCGCGTTCATCGCGGTCGAGATCGTTCCGGCCAGCGAGTCGAGAACGAGCAGTTCGCGCTCCACGAAGACGTCCGGGGCGTCGGCGAACACCACGAGGACGCCGTACGTGACGTCGCCGTAGGTAAGCGGCAGTGCGGCGACCGACTGGAACTGCTCCCCGGCGCCCGTCGGCCACCAGCGTCTCGCGTCGTCGAACGATTCGAGGTCTTGAACCACTTGTGCGTCACCGTCCGCAAGCGCCCGGACGGCGGGGTGGCTCTCGTCCGACCCGAGGACGAGATCACCGTCCTCGAGGGGGACGTCGTCGGCGCCGGCCCACTCGCGCGGCGAGAGGCGACGGTTCGTGACGTCGACGCGACCGATCCAGGCGAGCACGTACGGTTCGGTATCGGTGAGACGCGAACAGACCGCGCGTTCGATCTCCTCGCGGGTCGTCGCGCCGACGGCGGCGTCGGTGATGTCCCGGAGCAGGCCGTCGACGCGCTCGAGGACGTGCTCGAGCGTCCGGTGTTCCTCCCGGAGTTCCGCGGCGGTCTCCTCGGCGGCGATTTCGGCCAGTTTGCGCTCGGTGATCTCGAGGTGGACCACCGAGACGCGGAGCTCTCCGCCGATGTGAAATCGCTTCGCCCACATCAGGAACCACTGCTTTCGCTCGGGGGAGTGACAGGGGTACTCCATCGTGAAGGTCTCCCGCTCGCCGTCGATGAGCGCCTCGAGGCCTTCGACCGCCCGTCTGGCGTACTCGTCGGTATCCGCGTCTGTCCTCGCCGTCTCGATGTAGTTGACGCCGACGTGGTCCGTCCGATGATCGTCGGGACCGAACGCCTGCCAGGATTCGTTGGTCAGCAGGATCTCCCCGTCCTCGTCGAGGACCGCGACGGTGATGGGGAGCGTCTCGAGGGCGGCGTCGGCGAGTGTCTTCCCGGCGTCCATCGGATACCGATTCGGGCTTGAGCCCCAAATGAACTCGGGCCCGAGGAGACACCGCGATCGCGCGAAAAGTAATTGATTTCGGATCCGTCTCCGGGTTTAAATACGATCACGAGCCAGCAGCGGCTATGGACTGGGAAGCACCCGTCGACGCCTGGTACGTGTGGCTGGGCGCCAGTATCGTCAGCCTCGCCATCGCCGGCGTCGTCCTCGCCTTGCCGACGGGACCGCCGCCCGACGCCGAGGGCGCGACGAACGCGATCGAAGAGACGACCGCGAGCAGCTACGAAGCGGCGTCGACTCTTGACCACAACGCTGATACGATTAGAATCGACGGGAAGACGGTCGCGCTGCGCAACGAACACGGGACCAGTCGCTCGAGTCTCAGGTACGGACAGGTCGTCGTCGTCAACGGCGACGAGCGACTCGAGCGACTCGTCCACGGCGAATCGTTCGAGACGGTGTTCGAATCGGAACTCGAGGACGAAGGCACGAACGCGGCGGCCGCGTTCATGGATCGCGTCGCCGACGCCGACGAGAACAACTCCGGCGAGTGGCTGACCGCATCGGACGAGCTAACCGTTCGTCAGGTCGCCGTCGAACCCGACGAACGGGCGAAATTGCACGCCAGTGGAGTCGATCACGATCGATCGGTGAAAGCTGGACTGTATTACCGTCCGGAACAGTTGTCGATCGATCCTCGTGACGTCGACGAAGGGACGACGGTTACGTACACTGTCACAGGAGAAGTTCCCGTCGAAGCAACCGACCGAGTGCCTGCTGTGTATTCGACCGGCGGGTACGAGGCGGAGCGAACGGTTACTCACGGCGACTCCGGAACCGTACGAATAGACCTCGGTTCTCATATAACGGACGGGAGCGAACTGAATCGATCGCGGTTTTCCGATATCGACGGATCGAGCGAGGATTTCTGGGCCGGTGTCTATCCGCTCACCGTAACTGCCGAGCTCGACTCGCAAACGTGTGAAACGACCCTTCTCAACCGGTTCGATTCCGGGTATATTTGTTCGCCTGTTACCGCCACCGACGAGCGCGCGGCCGAACTGGACTGGGTCGAACGAAACGACGAGACGGAACAGTATCATGTCACGCTCGTGGTCGTCTAGAGGACAGACGGAGCCGGTGGCGGCGCTCATCGCTGTCACGGCGATGGTGATCGCGCTCGCGCTATACAGCGGGTTCCTCACCGAGGTCCTCACGGACCGTACCGACCGCTCGCCCGAGGAGGCCGCGATCGATCGCATCTGGGAGGACGTCTCCCACGGCGGCACCTTTGCAGCCCATCGGCCGACCGGCCTGGACGACGTCGAACCGGACTCGCTTCCGCAGGGACAGAACGCCTATGTCGAGGTCACTGCGGTGACCGACGACGGCGATCGAACGGTCGTCGCGACGGAACAGTTCGGAACGGACGGAACGCCGGTCGGCGACCCGGAGGGGCCGCCCGCCGACGACTCCGGGATCGAGATCGGCGTCGCGGAACGGCCCGTTCCCGTCGAAGTCGCCCCCGGTGACGTCCGCGGCGGCACCCTTCGCGTGGAGGTGTGGGCGCCGTGAGATCGGACCGCGCCGTCAGCACCGTGCTCGACGTCGCGTTCGCACTGCTACTGGTCAGCGCGA from Haloterrigena sp. KLK7 includes these protein-coding regions:
- a CDS encoding bacterio-opsin activator domain-containing protein, translated to MDAGKTLADAALETLPITVAVLDEDGEILLTNESWQAFGPDDHRTDHVGVNYIETARTDADTDEYARRAVEGLEALIDGERETFTMEYPCHSPERKQWFLMWAKRFHIGGELRVSVVHLEITERKLAEIAAEETAAELREEHRTLEHVLERVDGLLRDITDAAVGATTREEIERAVCSRLTDTEPYVLAWIGRVDVTNRRLSPREWAGADDVPLEDGDLVLGSDESHPAVRALADGDAQVVQDLESFDDARRWWPTGAGEQFQSVAALPLTYGDVTYGVLVVFADAPDVFVERELLVLDSLAGTISTAMNAIEVRRMLTTDAVVELELAIADPELFVAALATELEATVTYRGLTDDEDGTPIAFFHADRAVDGAPDAAAIDGVSDVRVLSTYDGGTLLETAVDDGILRTLSDHGATVRRFETRAGVTQTDRQTAADDAIVDLTADLPNGQVARSVYDLLERRYDAVELISYRETDRPRRTPEDVMARLESSLTDRQQTALRKAYYADYFEWPRNVSGEELAQSMGISRSTFHQHLRTAQRKLLDELFDSAE